The Zeugodacus cucurbitae isolate PBARC_wt_2022May chromosome 4, idZeuCucr1.2, whole genome shotgun sequence genome includes the window CTTGTTCTAattgaaatacagttgaacgtccattactcgaacttctataactcgaagttctcttgaattggcaatagaagtaaaagttcataaaaattaccttccataactagaagtctctctaactctcagtttttttgtggattatggtgattcgagttaggaaagttcaactgtgtatatataaatttgtatcatCCTCCAAACAACTCTTTTCATtcatagaaaatttataaataattaaattgtccAAAGTatgaattatataattaaaaattgtcgtccagaaaaaataagtatataGAAACATTTGAaagctacatatacatatataacatagttaaatttttatttatattgaatttttcaaatttttcaagtCCGCATACTCATTGCTATACCAACATAATATCATACTTATTAACATCATAACTGCATGCTATAATATTCTGCattctataatattttcaattagacTAATCACAAAtcacaatagcaataaaaaaatgtggcgttcgtgtcttaagtcttttataTCTAGCAATGTATTTGTTTGGTGCGCgcttgcgtatacgtaacttacAACAAaccatttttttgcaattttgcatTCAATAgtgaatcaataataaaaaattcatataattttcttgaaataaaataataataaaattcaatgtcaATACActtattctatttatataatatttcactcTTATCTTGCAGCTGAGAATACTATTGCCCACACTCCTGATTTGTGGTGCGGTGGCGAAGAGTCATGCCTATTGTTCGCTGGAAAAAATGAAGATGTTTGCGATGGAGGCGTGCGAGCACTTATTCCAGCAAGATGAGGGCAGAGAAAAGCGTTCGCTGCCCATACCATATGAACACAATTACATACGTCACAATGAATGTAAGTTGAATATGATATgaaacgaaaaataacaataagtgaaaacaaaaatgcatatgTTCTTGAGCATTTAcattatattaaacaaataataagtgaaGTTGCTTGTAGACTTGAAAAAACGTTGCAACGGAAATGCAACGCAGTACGTGCGACAACTGCACCAATTTGGCACGCGCTAATTTATTGTCAACTGACATAGCGCTGAAGGTGTTAATAACTGGCatgcaaaacaatttattaagtgTTAAACTAGTTGTACTTGCAATTGTGCATATATTGACTTACATATACTTGAGCGCGCATatggaataataaatatttgcgctGTCATTTTATGCCGTTTCAACGCCAACAGTAAAtgtgctttatatttttttgaaaataaaattgttgttaataaaatttaaaaaattattagcgCAAAATGCACGGCAGTCAGGCTTGACAACGCGCCGGTGTTTACATGTGGCGGCTGGCTGACATGGAAAGGCCAACAAGTCAGTCAACTTtggcattgcattgcattttcacaGTTTCTGTCAAATAAATGACAAATGCAACAATGCAAAATGCAAGTAGGCTTAATCAAAATATGCACGTAGCTttgcttttacaacaacaaaaatttaattcgcTAAACTTGAAGTTTATAGGCGGAAGTATGGATTTTGTCtgacatttattttgaatttttaatttacactaGTAATATCAGTGCAAATACCGATATGCAACtgtttaatattgttgttgttttcatatggAAATTTTTGACAAGGGCGCTTGAGAGCTAGCggtataaaatgtattaatattttaatgttttattgtcATACCCCTTGGGTatctcaaaataaatttaaaacagtcCAGAACTACACAAACTCAATGACGCGCTAATTTATAACGGACTaccaaaaaaggtaaaaaaaacaacatcaaAACAACAGTGCATTGCTGCTTACTTATCAAAACAACAGAAACAGCTCAACTCCGACATTAAGCTACGCATGAGCATCACATACATAACAGCAAAAGCATGCATATCATTCAACGTATCgtatttattgatttgtatgtgcgcaaatattcttaagtacatatttatactcagttaacttaaaaataaaattgtgtagcTTTGCTTACCCGTTTTGCTATGCGAGTTCTTTGTTTTTGCCAACGACAATTTGCGTCAATGCAGATTTTTGAAGACACGCAGTTATATCGCCAGCCTCCATAGCaaccacatatatgtacatatttaacataaatatttacagacATCTTTCTCATCATTCTCTTATTGACGCATGTATTGGGTATGAAATTTCACTAAATTCATTTTCTATCTCTTTCTTTTTCCTCAGATCCCAAATTAAATGATAAACGTCACTTCATCAGTCGCAGCTTATATCCACATGGTGGCTATTTGAAAGTGGGCCAAGAGCATTTCAAAATTCTGAGTAAAGTCGATGTCTTTCCACGTTACAAGCCGAAGAAGTTGCATCACGACAAGAAGGAACGCTACAAGCGTGAACATGCGCTTAGCTACAACAACATACCGTATTGTTGTTACAACAAATGTGAAGAGGACTTCTTCTGCTAAGCTCCCATGCTTTACTTATGAGCATATGTTCGTCTTGCCGATAGCAATCACAGTTAACCAGCCAGCTGCGCCGACAAACAACATTCCAgccaatagcgtatatttttaaattttataactgtaaatattgtTTAGGTTTAGTTTAAATAATTAGTCGTTAGGAATATCCGACTAGCGCGGCAGAGCGCACAATGCACCATGTGTaccttattaaataatatttattaaatagtttttataaaaagcatacatatttaaatataattatagttatttatttagtttctataattatataaaaattatataaattctataaaaatatctaaatgagaatatgtatgtatatatcattaaaaaaacaacaacaaccatcattatattaaaaaatgtttatatatataaatgtgtacggttatgtatttataaacataaaaatatgcgCACAGAAATTATAATCTTCATTTTATTCATCAGTCAGTATTAGCAGTTAGCATTGCGAattcataatattaaaaatgcataattatatttaaaacacaCAACACAGACTCATCAAGTTAGTACTTACttgttatgtatttttatatgtgaataaagaatatatataaaacatattggaTAAAGTTCAATTTTTCATCGTTAACATGCTCAAACAATATCTTTTTAATGTAgatataatacaaattaaaaatttagctGCTTCGTGAatttcattgcatacttttaggcagcGTTCTCTTAAATTTCGTTAACCCTCCAATGTGCATATTTAATATGACTAAGCGGCATAAAAgccatatacagttgaacttccataactcgaaattctcaaTAACtctaactcttgaattggcaatggaAGTCAAAAGTGGATTATGGTAATTCAAGTTAAGGAAGTTCGACTGTATTTGTATATCGAAGAAGACATCTATCTTTGAAAGTATGCATTTTCAGACACGATGTGGTCAAATTTTACTTATTGTACATCTAATAGACACACAATAAGTTTTGTGATACTTTTTTACAAAAGTCGGTTACTTGATTAATCTTCCAAGTTGACAGTTTTATGAACTCCTACTATCGGAATGAAATAAATACGGAATTTTAACCTACATATGTTGtgttgctttaattttattaaaataaaacacaatttgactcagaTATTAGGAATAATGTCCtccagaataacgaaaattttcgaaataacgaaaattcgttttaacgaaagccgcttataacgaacaagcaatttttatactctcgcaacaaaagttgctaagagagtattatagttttgttcacctaacgtttgtttgtaagtcataaaactaaacgagttagatatagggttatatatatcaaaatgatcaggacgagacgagtcaaaatccgaatgtctgtctgtccgtccgtccgtctgtccgtgcaacggataacttgagtaaaaattgagatatcttaatgaaacttggaacacatgttccctgagatcgtgagagggttgctttcgatgggcaaaatcggaccactgccacgcccacaaaatggcgaaaaccgaaaacacataaagtgtcataactaagccataaataaagttacaaaaataaaatttggtatgaaggatcgcactaggaaggggcatatttggatgtaatttatttggggaagtgggcgtggacccgctccaaattggttatttgtatatatctcgcaagccaatgaagctatataaaccaaactttctgcagtcggttctctcaTGTACCTCACCACAcacaaaggttgggttgaaaatcactaaaagtgggttaactcactaacgaaaaacttcagaaacactaaattgtacagaagaaattgcagaaggatgctgcactcagatttttttacaaaatggaaaatgggcgtgtcatgGCCCACcgatggatcaaaaaccatatctcaggaactactcgaccgttttcaatgaaattcggaatataatataatattttcttgacaccctgatgacatgtgggaaaaatggatgaaatcggttcacaaccacgacaacttcccatgtaactcaattttgaactccatcttattccttcactttataatatatacataaggaaccaataagatagtggaataaaactttacacaaaaactgtaattaatctgtggcatcacttatgaaaaaattgtcgaaatcggactccTAAGGGAAGTATTaacccgattttacccatttggGCACACAGACACATAATTATTAGAAGAGCAAGATTCCCTTAGAAAATCGATcaaatatttgagatatttaccgatatctttaataaaaatattatccatTCTCTCTACATTCTacgtcttcatgttcgatatctggaaaAATTATAGTCTGATTTTAACAATTTGAGTTGAACGATGCCACAACGCCCATTATATCTCACTGTATGCAATGTAATAAATCCcaccgaaaattttaaaatccaaATAACTGGTATAAGTAATTTCATTATTctcttttaatttcattaagatataacTATTATGAATACTTATGTTTCAGAACCAAtgctttatatattatttttgtataaacaaacatttgtgtcaatacattatatgagaaaatgtcacaaatataaacgttttaaatatttatgctgagtcatttttataaatacaacagACAAatcctatatacatatctatgtatatgtgtagtTAAGACAATCGACGATTCTCAAGTCATTGCTAtttcaatagaattataaaagtTCTATATTTTCTCTTCGATGAGATTTCACcacagaatatacatatattctttcgTTTGGCTCCATTTATATAATCTagtttgtttacattctcaATGCAGCATGTCACATAAACGATCGTCAAGGCATGACCGCATCAAGATTGGTGCATTTTTACAACATTGATAAGAGCTTTTGAGAATTACATCATAAACTAAGCAGTACATTTCTTTCTTTATGCAAACGCAAATAAAGAActgtaatgtaataaaatacgaaatagaaCAGCTAAAAAGAAAATCTATAAAagcttgtattttgtattttgtagtgATACTCAAGTATTTTAGATTAGTGTGAGTAATCCAAGCTCACTTAACCTACAACGGAgggctaataaaaataaagtaaaacttACTACACAACTTCATTAGCTATAATTGTAGTTGTAATTAGTTAGAAGAACTtacatatttgataaaaaaaaaatatttagatattgaCAAAGTttctaagaaaaataaattactcgtattaaatatatacttcTGTCCGTAAAGTGTGATCTTCATTGAATTTAAGTATTTCATATATCGTAACCTTTTGTAATATACTTCAGATTTTTTGTAATCAAAAGGCCTTCTATAAAATGAACTGAATTGGGCTTTTATGTCCTTATACTATAAATATTATCAAGATCTGTGGCTTGCTTTCTTCAAGATATAGGAGATAAACTGAACCAAAGAAACAAATTCGTTATATCGGGTATACAAACTAATCAATCTACCATATCTACTTCAACCAGAACATTGTATGGGGGTTTGTGCAACGTATGAACCAATTCTTCAATGTTTAGTATCAGCACTAAACCTACCAGAGCGCTGAAATGACCGCTTTTGAGACTTTTTGActctttttgtgaaaaataattattaattattataaatataataattattttgtatttattgtttatgcTCAATTCTGTATTCATCAACTGAAAAATagaatactttttatttcaaaagcgGTCATTTGACCCACATCTGTAAAAGTAGGTTTTATATATTGACTAAAATTTTTCcgtaaattatatgaaagaaaaGCGCAGAAATCGTTAATTGGATATTTGGAGCTAGACCAAGGTATGAATCGCTTTCATTTTAACATTAAACTCAATAATACCCGGAAAAATAATTATACCCAATTTTATTCACACATTGGCCGTTATATTCGGCATTATGTCAAATAGAATAACGATTAATTAAATGATTCATTGTAGAATTTGGAGCTTATTTAGGACaccaaatatatacacatatatatatatatattaccgaTATATACGGCCAACCGGAAGTTTTAAAATCCTTgtattaggtacatatatataccttcacggaattcgtctttgagggagcgtcggccacgattgaattcgttgtaccagtttttcacagtgctataggtgcttcatagccatacaaagattttagttcatcgatgcactcttgtcgccataatccacgtcgaaagttgtgaaaaatgatcgcacgaaaatgttcacgagttaattccattttttggccgagatgaattttttaattccctgtaaataaaacaattcacgattaaatgacaaaacgttctgagtgatgttatgctaaaaaatgtcaaactttccaatggaaatgtcagattgcacctggcaacacttaggccagaaatatatatagcagccctcttATATGTACATGGGAAAAGTATTGACTTCTAGGGAAATATTGACGCCTCTTTAtagatttctttataatttcctTACAAAAAAAAGCCACAGGTCTTGATATTCTCATATCCGGTATTTTGAGGTTTGGAAATGTACAAACCAAATTAGGTCAAGTTTAGATAAGAATTAGCATACATTAGGTGTTCTAATACACGCATTTCAAACCCATTCCCCGAAACGTCATCAGAAGTTCACTTTAAAACCCTCGCATTTTCAATGAAACAACCTTTGGATTTGTAGTGAGAATTAGTTAATTaacttttaatatatgtacatacatacatacatcatacTATATGTACACAATCAATTCATTCATAATTCCGTTACACGTGAAATGagtaatcaaaatatttgtgtgtaagTAATTCAAAGTGTGTATATTTGGGGGTTTCTCTACTATAATGGTTTTTCTCCAATTTCCTTCTTAATGTTTATCTCACATGGagtcacatatgtacatatgtataataatgcataataattacatacaatatatgtacgtacatcatacaaattcatatgaatttgtttttgtgttatgAGTTCTGCAAGAAATCGATGCTCTACGCTTGGCCATTGCAATAGTACATATAGAATATACACTTTGAAAGCGCTcttgtttttcttcttcttatttttccGTGGGATTTCACCGCAAAAGCTTTGTAAACTTactaacaaacataaatacatacatccgtctacagatacatatgtacttgacaTAGCGTGCTGAAGCGTTGCTCTTTCTCGCATCTCGTTGCTAGCAAATGAGAATGGACAGTAGTTGTTTGATCGCATATTAGTTGTGCTTGTACGCTGAGCATTTATAAAAATCAGTTCATCGGGAGCCGCAAAAGCGAGTGCACACTTGACTCGTGGTACTGTTGTGAAAAAGCAtccaaaaaaacacataaaataaaacaaacaaattataataagaaagtacatataatatactCATTTGCTTATAACACAAATTtagcaaagcaataaaaaatatactctgcaaaaaaatataaaaagttaatCGGCTCCGTTTTAATACATAGCATATACATAATTTCGCAACTTTTATCAGCGCTCGATTGAATTCAGATTCTAGAAGTATAAGCCTAATCATGTCCACGCTACAGCAGCCAAATGGATTACTTGACACTAAAACCGGCTTCAAGGGAGAGGTAAGCTAATTTATCATTTATCTATTTATCTTTTTCCCTTAAATTATGACTAATGCTATCGGCTATCGGCTATCGTGTGCGACTGTAAAGTCAACCGAAGAATTATAGTATGTATTTgcttgtgtgtctgtgtgtattgTCTGCGATCATGTCACTAAATATAagtgttttaattagaattgaaCGTACATAGTTGTAAGTTAGTGTTAAATACGGTAATTAATGATGAGTTATTGTCATTTTTCTGTACTAAAGTAGGAAGCATTCGCTGCTTGTGTAAATGTtaactaaattacaaaaaaatatatacatatacagtatgtcaagaaagtgttttgaCAAGAGAACATATTTCTCTCATACTTCTATTGTCACAACACTTtctactttaattttaaatattttttaaatgtaatagtGCTATAAAttgttgcatacatatatgaacaacttaatacaatgtatgttcatatgtgtatatgtatatcatacaacgcttgaaaaaataacaaaacattttggcatttatgaaattattctaaagaagaaagaaaagtcgggtgtaatcgaacatttaataccctcggaatttatttattttattaagataacacgcaATTTGAGccgtatatttggcataaagtcccctttcgacgaaccaaaatcaaactccacaagtcccttatcattcccgtcctgctttatggtgcagaagcttggacgatgtcaacatcagatgagacgacactaggagttttcgagaggaaaattttgcgcaagatttatggtcctcagaacattggcaacggcgaataccgcagacgatggaacgatgagctgtacgagttatacgacgacattgacatagttcagcgaataaaaagacagcggctacgctggctaggtcatgttgtccgaatggacgaaaacactccagccctgaaagtgttcgatgcagtaccagccggaggaagccgaggaagaggaaggcctctactctgttggagggaccaggtgtaGAGCGACCTGGTAACACTAGGGATCTCCTACTCGCGCCGatctgcgagggaaagagaggagttgcgcgctatcatcgattcggctataaccggctaaacggttgcaacgccaatcacatacatacatacatttggcataaagtccactagagtgacgaaaattgttaaatttatggAGCCGACTTCAACTACATATGTTTCCCATCTACTTTATATATAAGATTATACGCTCTTATATAAATTCACCGTATGTTTGAAAACccatatattagatatatagggcagttattacccgattttaatcatttttggcacagacacaaatattttcttcgaatttttatgaaatataggataaatttatcgatatttgcGGTAACAAATTAGTCTCACTGAGGTCACTAATGTCTTCATATACGATGTTGGGGGCCTATGAAAAGTTgttgtagtccgatttcgactatttttaaaGGAGCGATGACACACCCCCAACACTACTTGTATTCCGTTATCTTCGTTGGTTCTCGGCTCATATATTCCAAAGCGAAGGAATcagattgaatttaaaatatgagttatatgggaagtaggcgtatttgtaaaccgattttacccattttccaTACGTATTGAAACGTTCTGTaccatattttctataaaattttaagtttctgaaatttaatgaattaacgCACATATGTACCTCATAAAGTACCAAAAAATGTTGTAGGTGGCGGGACCACGGCCACTTTCTCAAATTTGATCCAAATATGACCGTCTTTAGTGTGTTCCTCTGTATTAAATGGATTGTTAATGGTGTGAAAtggacacaaaaatatatattttcgacgATTTTACGATCGTTATCTCGATTTAACGATATTAGAGGAAAATGTTGGATAATGAAGCTCatgaatattttgatttaataaagCTGCATCCAAACTGGGTTCTGCATAAGATCAGAATCCATCTAAAACTTTAAAGAATCCATAATAATGAGTAATGTTAATTGTCATATGTGACATGTCAAAGATCAATAGCAATGATCGTCAAATTGCATAAATTGTGCTTCTGCTTTATAACAACAGCGGTTCATTTAACGTAAGCAAAATTTGCATTACCCGTTCGAATGAATCTCTCATTTTTGAAAGAATATTTGCAACGCTTTCTATCATAATTTATTGCTTGCCCCTATTTCATTCcacaacaattaatttaattatttagcaatgcatttaaatcatttataatgattattcatttatataatattgtaaTTGATTGCagttataatttattcaaaatacttGAGTATAGTATATCACTAAAGTGAACACatgcaaacaaacatatttctaCATAAGCTGTTATCgtatgcttttattttttaaaacagaaAGAGAGGAATTACTAAACTGCACGCCTTTTTAATGTTTCAATGTCTCTGCGCATGTGTTGCGTGTTTACATCTcacaataaaatgttaatttatttatttatttgaacagAGTCATTAGCACTACAAGtagttcatttcatttctttacattttctctttaatttacaaaatattacttCGAATTAATTGTTTTAACATTGATCACCATCTGAGGTACAAATCCCAtacaatattattcaaatatactAAGCATCTgtaatacacatatacactgtGCGACAAAACTAAAGCACGGAATCCACCCCGTCggtatttatatgaataaaatcATGAAGTGGGCATtgaatgatttaattttttcttttcatttttagacCAATTAGTCTTCTTTTTAAATTAGTAAACAgaagatataattttttatatgaaaaattccaaaattttggtGCGATAAAACTGAAGCACATGGctgtgatttttaattttactcatTAATTTTTTGGCTAACTGTTTTTAATGATTAGCAATTTTTCGAATTGTGTAGTTATTaggtaaatagaaaaacaattagTGCATTTTCAGTTGCAATTCGATATTTAATGAGGTTGGTTGTACATCAAAGTGAAAAGTTGTTCAATGGGTCGAAATTAGTATTCTGCTCattttagtgaaaaaaaatcttaatgtTAACAGAGAATCTGTTATGACTATTGCAAAAGAGTTTAGAACGATTCATATTCTTTTTTCCCGAATATTAAGCTGATTTTGCACATCAGACTCTTTAGTTACTTTGCATAGAGGTGGAATGACGTGGAAAATAACTGAATTAGAGCGttcaagcaataaaaaaaaaaaaacattttctatcTGCAACATCTATTGCAAGGTAATTACGGTTAAATATAACACAGAAATCCATACAACGTCGAGCTGTGCACGGTGGCTTTTCACGCTACAGGAGGAAGTACATAATATGGACGATTACAAAATGTCGTACTGGACTTTTTTCTGACATATGAAAGGTTCGGACGGATTGAAGGTGGTACACAAGCCGCAAGGTCAACGCCTCAATCAACGTTATACAACAGGCACGGTGATGCGCAGTGTAC containing:
- the LOC105221149 gene encoding uncharacterized protein LOC105221149: MHITLRILLPTLLICGAVAKSHAYCSLEKMKMFAMEACEHLFQQDEGREKRSLPIPYEHNYIRHNEYPKLNDKRHFISRSLYPHGGYLKVGQEHFKILSKVDVFPRYKPKKLHHDKKERYKREHALSYNNIPYCCYNKCEEDFFC